A part of Streptomyces sp. NBC_01235 genomic DNA contains:
- a CDS encoding putative quinol monooxygenase, whose amino-acid sequence MNKTLLAEFTAREGTEDEVTRLLLEYAKKVREEEGNLAFDVYTKSSHPRAFWIFEVYRDEDAFQAHLKAPYGGPFNTTLVPLIEEDASVLTFLDPVT is encoded by the coding sequence GTGAACAAGACCCTGCTCGCCGAGTTCACCGCCCGCGAGGGAACGGAGGACGAGGTCACCCGTCTGCTCCTGGAGTACGCGAAGAAGGTGCGCGAGGAAGAGGGCAACCTCGCCTTCGACGTCTACACCAAGTCGTCCCACCCGCGCGCCTTCTGGATCTTCGAGGTGTACCGGGACGAGGACGCCTTCCAGGCCCACCTGAAGGCCCCGTACGGCGGCCCGTTCAACACCACGCTCGTCCCGCTGATCGAGGAGGACGCCTCGGTGCTGACCTTCCTCGATCCGGTGACCTGA
- a CDS encoding GH32 C-terminal domain-containing protein: MGYDTTTQELYVDRPNSGAADFSSDFPGVQRAPLRPRTAGPSCASSSAGRRRGLRRQRRSRDHRPDLP, encoded by the coding sequence ATCGGCTACGACACCACGACGCAGGAGCTGTACGTCGACCGCCCCAACTCCGGTGCCGCGGACTTCAGCAGCGACTTCCCCGGCGTCCAGCGAGCACCGCTGAGGCCGAGAACGGCAGGGCCGAGCTGCGCGTCCTCGTCGGCCGGTCGTCGTCGAGGTCTTCGGCGGCAGCGGCGAAGCCGTGATCACCGACCAGATCTTCCCTGA